The Neurospora crassa OR74A linkage group IV, whole genome shotgun sequence genome has a segment encoding these proteins:
- a CDS encoding queuine tRNA-ribosyltransferase — protein MRAGPKLFHLCVHFVRDLSCLIFGLSSSLRRMSIVQRMASNKASSAALTFELVAKCSTTRARASILTLPHGPVNLPIFMPVATQASLKGITPEQLEATGCRLCLNNTYHLGLKPGQEVLDAVGGAHKLQGWKHNLLTDSGGFQMVSLLKLAKVTEEGVRFLSPHDGSPMLLTPEHSMSLQNSIGSDIMMQLDDVLVTTHPDKARMREAMERSVRWLDRCIKAHKNPDRQNLFCIIQGGLDLEMRRECCREMVARDTPGIAIGGLSGGEAKDDFCNVVATCTELLPDLKPRYVMGIGYPEDLVVSVALGADMFDCVWPTRTARFGNAITKHGVLNMKKEQYAKDFGPIEDGCGCPCCRPIDQEGAIGVTRAFVHHNSAKETVAAHLLTIHNVWYQLHLMGGARDAIIADKFPAFVKEFFNNLYPDRKSYPSWAVNALKNVGIDLFES, from the exons ATGCGTGCAGGCCCCAAACTGTTCCATCTCTGCGTTCACTTCGTGAGGGACCTGAGTTGCCTGATTTTTGgtctctcctcctcgctgcGGAGAATGTCGATTGTCCAAAGGATGGCTTCAAACAAGGCTTCTTCGGCTGCGCTCACTTTTGAGCTGGTCGCCAAATGCTCC ACAACTAGGGCTCGCGCTTCCATCCTGACTCTTCCTCATGGACCGGTCAACCTCCCCATCTTCATGCCCGTGGCTACTCAGGCTTCCCTCAAGGGCATCACCCCGGAGCAGCTTGAGGCTACAGGATGCCGCCTTTGTCTCAACAACACTTACCATCTAGGATTGAAGCCTGGCCAAGAGGTCCTTGATGCCGTTGGCGGCGCTCACAAACTTCAGGGCTGGAAGCATAACCTGTTGACGGATAGTGGAGG TTTCCAAATGGTATCTCTCCTTAAGCTCGCCAAGGTTACCGAAGAAGGAGTTCGCTTCCTCTCTCCCCACGATGGATCGCCCATGCTCCTCACCCCCGAACACTCAATGAGCCTTCAAAACTCGATTGGATCCGACATCATGATGCAGCTTGATGACGTCTTGGTGACCACCCACCCGGACAAGGCCCGTATGCGCGAGGCCATGGAGCGCAGTGTACGCTGGCTGGATCGCTGCATAAAGGCCCACAAGAACCCGGACCGCCAGAATCTGTTTTGTATTATTCAGGGTGGTTTGGACCTAGAGATGCGCAGGGAATGCTGCCGTGAGATGGTGGCTCGCGACACCCCAGGCATCGCCATCGGAGGTCTCAGTGGTGGTGAGGCCAAGGATGATTTCTGCAACGTTGTGGCTACATGCACAGAGCTTCTTCCCGACTTGAAGCCTCGCTATGTTATGGGTATTGGCTACCCCGAAGACCTGGTCGTCAGCGTTGCTTTGGGAGCCGATATGTTCGATTGCGTCTGGCCCACACGTACGGCGCGGTTTGGCAATGCCATCACAAAGCACGGTGTGCTCAACATGAAGAAGGAACAATATGCCAAGGACTTTGGCCCAATCGAGGACGGTTGTGGGTGCCCATGCTGCAGGCCTATCGACCAAGAGGGAGCCATTGGCGTCACAAGGGCCTTTGTACACCACAATTCGGCCAAGGAGACGGTGGCAGCACATCTGCTGACCATACACAACGTGTGGTATCAGCTGCATCTCATGGGGGGTGCCAGGGACGCCATCATTGCCGACAAGTTCCCGGCCTTTGTGAAGGAGTTCTTCAACAACCTGTACCCAGATAGGAAGAGCTACCCGTCGTGGGCTGTAAACGCTCTAAAGAACGTAGGTATTGACTTATTTGAAAGCTGA
- the hda-4 gene encoding histone deacetylase HosB, which produces MPSSSSAAFHNRPSSSASVASSRSSATNPRRVSGVPAGAGSDVHTTPTSASNLQQRRLSRTASKGQLDKNNADGDLTQSLNHLSISLASPSSVTSQSPSPRKSPRSANHPPPAISPLRPQFSTSTAGSPSGTPSRPGSAMRNVSYGGPPSRSQTPALRRKASMNSIQVAHNSNGHGLRRSSSVNLTPSAAKKSPLNDMSPDTSEFKVPPTPQSIASDHFKAELEIHHGHDPKLSAETIVILNDACYGHRYSRPRTSKASLSTIVERPERIKASVLGVSAAYVRLGERHQDGSFPIHPDQHPSNLPSVPFLIQKTTRRLAITSPTVTNVHGTKWMEELKIMCDTAEAKLATNGKELQRPDMDRGPDAEEPPKFHEGDLYLCAESLDAMEGALGGVCEAVDAVFKPEGPKRAFVAIRPPGHHCSASYPSGFCWVNNVHVGIMHAILSHGLTHAAIIDFDLHHGDGSQQIAWQHNSRGVKAAKNAAMWKKTSIGYFSLHDINSYPCETGDDEKVMNASVCIDNAHGQNVWNVHLQPWETEEDFWALYESKYTVLLEKARSYLVTQAERLRAAGQNAKAAIFLSAGFDASEWEGAGMQRHEVNVPTEFYARLTRDVVRIAAEVDTAVEGRIVSVLEGGYSDRALCSGIMSHVCGLAGAGSTGNGKAHDQYNPSWWSAAALEHLETTLLTPPPEPPKPPRNVATPTYCSPTQASTARSVAPRRSMSGLHQHALMAANRPMSPMPARIPMPPAPEVPWAIAACELSKLLIPRDRQTDSCTHTDLNAEATKARRERQLAQANTSASDAGTANSSDRPSTRMALRERKAKQAVPIKEEDTDEDRVDAVSAGKTGVPRGGARATRSRRLSAASTIVPDSLDSSPPSHRYSATNAEDDGRPETSMSIRPESSMSVRPQGNPLVVNKTRGPAKSKNVLQAPRTQRQISTSTIESARSSNASLVSPASASLNDQPSTGSNGDGVDTVTGGMKKVKITLITQAQKEARERERAAKENAGAISVVTSNLQENKLRQQQPTQTPVATVQSPTESNTTSPAPSTQFYTPNSQGRNSFSSSEDMDATDKYPELFGHHHLQDGDGDIDMEDFEIPALASTPMPSRTSFPLPLRPLQESSTPLENFIQYQPPAGKHQASVPAQTPTSPGQAMNRKDVPVFTATSAIPFSPQKTEPLQQSPAPSTPASLPSVIFAGQKQEEKEEVVETPERN; this is translated from the coding sequence AtgccgtcgtcctcctccgccgcgtTTCACAACAGGCCATCATCCTCCGCGTCCGTGGCATCCTCCCGGTCTTCCGCCACTAATCCCAGGAGAGTTTCCGGTGTGCCAGCAGGTGCTGGATCAGATGTCCATACAACTCCAACCTCAGCGTCAAATCTGCAACAAAGACGGCTGTCACGAACGGCGAGCAAAGGGCAACTGGATAAGAACAATGCGGACGGGGATTTAACACAGTCCTTGAACCACCTCTCCATTTCTCTCGCGTCCCCGTCCTCCGTCACTTCACAGTCTCCTTCGCCTAGGAAGAGTCCTCGGTCTGCCAACCACCCGCCACCTGCAATCAGTCCCCTTCGCCCCCAGTTCTCTACTTCGACTGCTGGATCGCCAAGCGGGACGCCCTCCCGTCCCGGTAGCGCCATGCGGAACGTATCCTACGGCGGGCCACCGTCTCGCTCTCAAACTCCCGCACTTCGCCGCAAAGCCTCCATGAACTCGATCCAGGTCGCCCACAACAGCAATGGCCATGGACTTCGTCGATCCAGTTCAGTCAACCTCACACCGTCCGCCGCCAAGAAGTCACCTTTGAACGACATGTCTCCTGATACGTCCGAGTTCAAAGTGCCGCCCACCCCGCAATCCATCGCGAGTGACCACTTCAAGGCCGAACTTGAGATTCATCACGGACATGATCCAAAGCTGTCGGCCGAGACCATTGTTATTCTGAACGATGCATGCTATGGACATCGCTATTCTCGACCCCGGACATCCAAGGCAAGCCTGAGCACCATCGTCGAACGACCCGAGAGGATTAAGGCCAGCGTCTTGGGAGTGTCGGCCGCCTATGTACGTCTGGGCGAGCGACACCAAGACGGTTCGTTCCCGATTCATCCGGATCAGCATCCCAGCAACCTCCCTTCGGTACCTTTTCTCATACAAAAGACGACTCGACGACTGGCCATCACATCTCCGACAGTAACCAACGTACATGGCACGAAATGGATGGAGGAACTCAAGATCATGTGCGATACCGCTGAAGCGAAGCTGGCGACGAATGGCAAAGAACTTCAACGTCCGGATATGGATCGTGGACCTGATGCGGAAGAGCCTCCAAAGTTCCATGAAGGTGACCTCTATCTGTGTGCAGAATCACTAGATGCTATGGAAGGAGCTCTCGGCGGTGTCTGTGAGGCCGTCGATGCGGTGTTTAAGCCTGAGGGTCCGAAAAGGGCTTTTGTAGCTATTCGCCCGCCTGGCCACCACTGCTCCGCCTCGTATCCTTCGGGCTTTTGTTGGGTTAACAACGTTCATGTGGGCATTATGCACGCAATTCTGAGCCATGGCTTGACCCATGCCGCCATTATCGACTTTGACCTCCACCACGGTGATGGCTCCCAGCAAATTGCTTGGCAGCACAACTCAAGAGGCGTAAAGGCTGCAAAGAACGCAGCGATGTGGAAGAAGACCTCCATTGGGTACTTCAGCCTTCACGATATCAACTCGTATCCTTGCGAGACCGGCGACGACGAAAAAGTTATGAACGCGAGTGTATGCATCGACAACGCTCATGGACAGAATGTGTGGAATGTGCACCTACAGCCCTGGGAGACAGAAGAGGATTTCTGGGCACTCTACGAGTCCAAGTACACCGTCTTGCTTGAGAAGGCGCGCAGCTACCTTGTCACACAGGCGGAGCGCTTGCGAGCAGCAGGCCAAAACGCCAAGGCAGCCATCTTTCTTTCTGCTGGTTTCGATGCCAGCGAATGGGAGGGCGCTGGAATGCAGAGACACGAAGTCAACGTCCCCACAGAGTTCTATGCTCGATTAACCCGAGATGTAGTACGGATTGCAGCAGAAGTGGATACGGCTGTAGAGGGCCGAATCGTCAGCGTACTGGAGGGAGGATATAGTGATCGGGCGCTTTGCTCTGGCATCATGAGTCACGTTTGCGGCCTTGCTGGAGCTGGTTCTACTGGAAATGGCAAAGCTCATGATCAGTACAACCCTTCGTGGTGGTCTGCTGCTGCGCTTGAACATTTGGAAACCACACTGTTGACCCCCCCACCCGAACCACCAAAGCCCCCTCGGAACGTTGCGACTCCTACCTACTGTTCACCTACACAGGCCTCTACGGCACGGTCTGTAGCGCCACGGAGAAGTATGTCCGGACTCCATCAGCACGCACTCATGGCAGCCAACAGGCCGATGTCACCAATGCCGGCGAGAATACCGATGCCCCCTGCTCCAGAGGTTCCGTGGGCTATTGCTGCTTGCGAACTGAGCAAGCTTCTTATTCCGCGCGACCGCCAAACGGATAGCTGTACTCACACAGATCTTAATGCTGAGGCCACCAAGGCTCGTCGGGAGCGCCAGTTAGCCCAGGCGAATACTTCGGCGTCCGATGCTGGCACTGCAAACTCGTCGGATCGGCCCTCTACAAGGATGGCCTTAAGGGAGCGTAAGGCCAAGCAAGCAGTGCCtatcaaggaggaggacacaGACGAAGACCGAGTGGACGCTGTGTCCGCAGGAAAGACTGGTGTGCCCCGAGGAGGCGCTCGTGCTACACGTAGTCGACGCCTTAGTGCTGCTTCGACCATCGTCCCAGACAGCCTTGACTCGTCTCCTCCAAGCCACAGATACTCAGCCACAAATGcggaagatgatggaagacCGGAAACATCCATGAGCATCAGGCCCGAGTCTTCAATGAGTGTCAGACCGCAGGGGAACCCTCTTGTGGTCAATAAGACGCGGGGGCCAGCAAAGAGCAAGAATGTTCTGCAAGCACCGAGGACACAGAGGCAGatttcaacttcaaccaTCGAATCAGCAAGGAGCTCCAACGCATCCCTAGTATCACCAGCTTCGGCTTCCCTTAACGATCAGCCATCAACTGGTAGCAATGGCGACGGCGTAGATACAGTGACCGGCGGGATGAAGAAGGTTAAGATTACTCTTATCACACAAGCCCAGAAAGAGGCTCGCGAGCGGGAGCGTGCTGCGAAAGAAAACGCCGGTGCGATTTCTGTCGTTACATCCAACCTACAGGAAAACAAACTTCGTCAACAACAGCCTACGCAGACACCCGTTGCCACAGTCCAATCTCCCACCGAAAGCAACACCACCTCTCCCGCGCCATCCACGCAGTTCTACACTCCCAACTCACAAGGTCGGAACTCattttcctcctccgaaGACATGGACGCCACGGACAAGTATCCGGAGCTTTTTGGGCACCATCACCTCCAAGACGGGGATGGTGACATCGACATGGAAGATTTCGAAATACCCGCTCTTGCATCCACGCCCATGCCTAGTCGTACTTCATTCCCTCTACCGTTGAGGCCTCTTCAAGAGTCTTCCACTCCCTTGGAAAACTTCATACAGTACCAGCCTCCTGCTGGCAAGCACCAGGCCTCTGTACCAGCACAGACACCAACTAGTCCCGGACAAGCTATGAACAGAAAGGACGTGCCCGTGTTTACTGCCACCTCAGCCATTCCCTTTTCGCCCCAGAAGACGGAGCCATTGCAGCAGTCTCCGGCGCCGTCTACGCCTGCTTCATTGCCAAGTGTGATCTTTGCTGGACAGAagcaggaagagaaggaagaggttgtGGAGACGCCAGAGAGGAATTGA
- a CDS encoding vacuolar protein sorting-associated protein vps17, whose protein sequence is MDYSASINDTEHAAGSSPWGNSPSSSPRPTRSTFASTIIPDDYVPPTPNNGLDDEGGFGAGDNGFRRHDSTDAPEAQSGALFSDQLPSGQPQQEGQADDSHGEAHPQSQTESHHEPQNENGQHQQPQEQQHHAQYPPHQQQQQQQPQQYQQYQQQPPPQQQPYSPHQQVQQQFRRPQPQFKLQAKITGLERTGRKDPILRFDVHTNLPSFRTTQYRDVRRLHSEFIKLAEHLISANPEAIVPAVPPALTSAGAGTDEDEARVKALMQRWFNYVCSNEVLMRDDEMVLFTESDFGYSPMVKKKQPATGVRRKILKQFAPPPDDTPELQEARPIVKLFYLGAMDAGHKVDKLVKTRRGLGLVEADYGIKLSSMHIQEPHPGLSNAYRKLGKVLQTVGDLHAAQATAEATTIGDPFQYHSSDAFIVKETLTNRQILMRELLQAQELTRSKLHAADRLKSSSNVRRERVDEAIAALRDAQEAESTLQHKTTRVTQNLVHERRKWFARTAGDMRLSIREYVLRQIEAERRTLALLESVRPDIRAIDSSGGLSRLGRESHPTVRRASLAASQGPKGDAWSGVPRARLGEAGSVSGARSISGSFMAGSVLGVGAGGGVEGEEAGGEDAERPGSGGARGAVGGLVGLPEEDDEDRVDARNAASRLATSTF, encoded by the exons ATGGACTATAGCGCATCGATAAACGACACCGAGCACGCTGCCGGCAGCTCTCCTTGGGGCAACTCCCCTAGCTCGTCGCCACGGCCAACCCGCTCGACCTTCGCCTCAACTATCATCCCCGATGACTATGTGCCCCCGACTCCGAACAATGGCCTCGATGACGAGGGCGGCTTTGGCGCCGGGGACAATGGATTCCGCCGACATGATAGCACCGACGCGCCCGAGGCTCAGTCAGGCGCCCTATTCTCCGACCAGCTTCCCTCAGGCCAACCCCAGCAGGAGGGTCAGGCCGATGACAGCCATGGCGAAGCCCACCCGCAGTCTCAGACAGAATCGCATCACGAGCCGCAAAACGAGAACGGACAGCATCAGCAACcgcaagaacaacaacatcatgcCCAGTACCCGccccatcagcagcagcagcagcaacagccacAACAATATCAACAatatcagcagcagccgccaccCCAGCAACAGCCATACTCACCACATCAGCAAGTACAGCAGCAATTCCGAAGACCGCAACCGCAGTTCAAGTTACAGGCTAAGATTACTGGACTTGAACGTACCGGCCGCAAGGATCCTATTCTCAGATTTGATGTTCAC ACGAACCTACCCAGTTTCCGTACCACGCAGTACCGCGATGTTCGCCGTCTACACTCCGAGTTCATCAAGCTCGCTGAGCACCTCATATCCGCGAACCCCGAGGCCATTGTACCTGCTGTGCCGCCAGCGCTCACTTCTGCCGGTGCCGGAaccgacgaagacgaggcgCGCGTCAAGGCACTGATGCAGCGCTGGTTCAACTATGTCTGCAGCAACGAGGTCTTGATGAGGGATGACGAGATGGTCCTCTTCACCGAGAGTGATTTCGGCTACAGTCCTATggtcaagaagaagcaaccTGCGACTGGTGTGCGCCGCAAGATCCTGAAGCAGTTTGCTCCTCCACCCGATGATACGCCCGAGTTGCAGGAGGCGCGCCCTATTGTCAAGTTGTTCTACCTAGGTGCCATGGATGCTGGACACAAGGTCGATAAACTTGTCAAGACTCGTAGAG GTCTTGGGTTAGTCGAAGCCGACTACGGCATCAAGCTCTCAAGCATGCACATCCAAGAGCCGCATCCCGGTCTTTCGAACGCCTACCGCAAGCTAGGCAAAGTCCTCCAGACCGTCGGTGATCTACACGCCGCCCAGGCGACCGCCgaggccaccaccatcggcgATCCCTTCCAGTACCACTCCAGCGACGCCTTCATCGTCAAGGAAACCCTCACCAACCGGCAGATTCTCATGCGCGAGCTGCTCCAAGCCCAAGAGCTCACCCGTAGCAAGCTCCACGCCGCCGACCGACTGAAATCCTCGTCCAACGTACGCCGCGAGCGCGTCGACGAGGCCATCGCCGCCCTTCGCGACGCCCAGGAGGCCGAATCGACCCTCCAGCACAAGACCACCCGCGTCACCCAGAACCTGGTGCACGAGCGCCGCAAGTGGTTCGCCCGCACCGCCGGCGACATGCGCCTGTCCATCCGCGAGTACGTGCTCCGCCAGATCGAGGCCGAGCGCCGCACCCTGGCCCTACTCGAGAGCGTCCGGCCCGACATCCGCGCCATCGACTCCAGCGGCGGCCTGTCCCGCCTCGGCCGCGAGTCGCACCCCACCGTCCGGCGCGCCAGCCTGGCGGCCAGTCAGGGCCCCAAGGGCGACGCATGGAGCGGCGTCCCGCGCGCGAGACTCGGCGAGGCCGGCTCGGTCAGCGGCGCTAGGAGCATATCCGGTAGCTTCATGGCCGGTAGCGTGCTGGGCGTTGGCGCTGGCGGGGGcgtggaaggggaggaagctgGCGGCGAGGACGCCGAGAGGCCAGGCAGCGGCGGCGCGAGGGGTGCCGTGGGCGGCTTGGTGGGTCTGcctgaggaggacgatgaggataGAGTGGATGCCAGGAACGCAGCCAGTCGGTTGGCCACGAGTACATTTTGA
- a CDS encoding queuine tRNA-ribosyltransferase, variant: MPVATQASLKGITPEQLEATGCRLCLNNTYHLGLKPGQEVLDAVGGAHKLQGWKHNLLTDSGGFQMVSLLKLAKVTEEGVRFLSPHDGSPMLLTPEHSMSLQNSIGSDIMMQLDDVLVTTHPDKARMREAMERSVRWLDRCIKAHKNPDRQNLFCIIQGGLDLEMRRECCREMVARDTPGIAIGGLSGGEAKDDFCNVVATCTELLPDLKPRYVMGIGYPEDLVVSVALGADMFDCVWPTRTARFGNAITKHGVLNMKKEQYAKDFGPIEDGCGCPCCRPIDQEGAIGVTRAFVHHNSAKETVAAHLLTIHNVWYQLHLMGGARDAIIADKFPAFVKEFFNNLYPDRKSYPSWAVNALKNVGIDLFES, encoded by the exons ATGCCCGTGGCTACTCAGGCTTCCCTCAAGGGCATCACCCCGGAGCAGCTTGAGGCTACAGGATGCCGCCTTTGTCTCAACAACACTTACCATCTAGGATTGAAGCCTGGCCAAGAGGTCCTTGATGCCGTTGGCGGCGCTCACAAACTTCAGGGCTGGAAGCATAACCTGTTGACGGATAGTGGAGG TTTCCAAATGGTATCTCTCCTTAAGCTCGCCAAGGTTACCGAAGAAGGAGTTCGCTTCCTCTCTCCCCACGATGGATCGCCCATGCTCCTCACCCCCGAACACTCAATGAGCCTTCAAAACTCGATTGGATCCGACATCATGATGCAGCTTGATGACGTCTTGGTGACCACCCACCCGGACAAGGCCCGTATGCGCGAGGCCATGGAGCGCAGTGTACGCTGGCTGGATCGCTGCATAAAGGCCCACAAGAACCCGGACCGCCAGAATCTGTTTTGTATTATTCAGGGTGGTTTGGACCTAGAGATGCGCAGGGAATGCTGCCGTGAGATGGTGGCTCGCGACACCCCAGGCATCGCCATCGGAGGTCTCAGTGGTGGTGAGGCCAAGGATGATTTCTGCAACGTTGTGGCTACATGCACAGAGCTTCTTCCCGACTTGAAGCCTCGCTATGTTATGGGTATTGGCTACCCCGAAGACCTGGTCGTCAGCGTTGCTTTGGGAGCCGATATGTTCGATTGCGTCTGGCCCACACGTACGGCGCGGTTTGGCAATGCCATCACAAAGCACGGTGTGCTCAACATGAAGAAGGAACAATATGCCAAGGACTTTGGCCCAATCGAGGACGGTTGTGGGTGCCCATGCTGCAGGCCTATCGACCAAGAGGGAGCCATTGGCGTCACAAGGGCCTTTGTACACCACAATTCGGCCAAGGAGACGGTGGCAGCACATCTGCTGACCATACACAACGTGTGGTATCAGCTGCATCTCATGGGGGGTGCCAGGGACGCCATCATTGCCGACAAGTTCCCGGCCTTTGTGAAGGAGTTCTTCAACAACCTGTACCCAGATAGGAAGAGCTACCCGTCGTGGGCTGTAAACGCTCTAAAGAACGTAGGTATTGACTTATTTGAAAGCTGA
- the csn-6 gene encoding COP9 signalosome complex subunit 6, producing the protein MAAATVNPLMSTLKSDSSLQVALHPLPILEISDYITRSYLRGYKGAIVGALIGQQNGRQITIEHSFSVKTEHTGQNYKVDSEWFTARLDQMKAVHKDRALDFVGWYTLVPKSGPTDAHLPIHSYFYSQNESAVLLGFHIHEILNPVAGDPLPLTIYESNLEIVDGTEASTVEVEGEDREMKDVTAEPSRSIKFRELPYTTETGEAEMIALEFVREGGSANVTTTATNITATEDEGSDKPLMKKVVDTNKGSKRRAVSSDDAAAEAPTTSSAAKGTATDKNRDANLTKAELDYMSALQAKYNAVQMMKKRLDTVISYLQRLPPDYLSSGDASSQQQQQQQQQQQTEGLDQPQYTVPSNKILRQIQALVTNVQLVMSNSTSGQGQGQGERDTDLGALEKELLKETNDVKLVELIADLMSSVKDMKEVGKKFHVVETAKNSKRREQASHGGGERFNPHHPYPGGGGGSSMMREHAGLVGEGSASGSGGSGPAGDLARFDH; encoded by the exons ATGGCCGCCGCTACGGTCAACCCGTTGATGTCGACCCTAAAGTCAGACAGCAGTCTACAAGTAGCTCTACACCCGCTGCCCATCCTTGAGATTTCCGACTACATCACACGCAGCTACCTACGCGGCTACAAGGGCGCTATCGTAGGTGCCCTCATCGGCCAGCAAAATGGCCGCCAGATCACCATCGAGCACAGCTTCTCGGTCAAGACCGAACACACTGGACAGAACTACAAGGTTGATTCGGAGTGGTTTACGGCTCGCCTGGACCAAA TGAAAGCCGTCCACAAGGATCGTGCCCTCGACTTTGTCGGATGGTACACCTTAGTGCCCAAGAGTGGTCCTACCGACGCCCATCTCCCAATACACAGCTACTTTTACTCACAAAACGAGTCCGCCGTGCTTCTGGGCTTTCACATCCACGAAATCCTGAACCCCGTGGCCGGCGATCCCCTACCTTTGACGATATACGAGAGCAACCTGGAGATTGTCGATGGCACCGAGGCCAGCActgtggaagtggaaggcgaAGATAGAGAGATGAAGGATGTCACAGCCGAGCCCTCAAGATCCATCAAGTTCCGGGAACTTCCCTACACCACAGAAACGGGTGAAGCCGAGATGATCGCCTTGGAATTCGTGCGGGAAGGTGGCAGTGCGAACGTTACCACTACCGCAACCAACATAACAGCCACCGAGGACGAGGGCTCCGACAAGCCTCTCATGAAGAAAGTTGTCGACACAAACAAGGGCAGCAAACGACGCGCCGTGAGCTCAGATGATGCTGCGGCAGAAGCACCCACAACAAGTAGCGCCGCCAAAGGAACCGCAACAGATAAAAACAGAGACGCCAACCTCACCAAGGCCGAACTAGATTACATGTCGGCTCTCCAAGCCAAGTACAATGCCGTgcagatgatgaagaagcgaCTCGACACCGTCATCTCCTACCTCCAACGCCTACCCCCCGATTACCTTTCCAGCGGAGACGCCTCCtcccaacaacagcagcagcagcagcagcagcagcaaacaGAGGGCTTAGACCAGCCCCAGTACACGGTTCCCTCGAACAAAATTCTTCGCCAGATCCAAGCGCTGGTGACCAACGTCCAGCTAGTCATGTCCAACTCGACTTCAgggcaaggacaaggacaaggagagAGGGACACGGATCTCGGCGCGTTAGAAAAGGAGCTGCTCAAGGAAACCAACGACGTCAAGCTCGTCGAGCTGATTGCCGACCTGATGAGCAGCGTCAAAGACATGAAGGAAGTGGGCAAGAAGTTCCACGTGGTCGAGACAGCCAAGAATAGCAAGCGGCGCGAACAGGCTTCACACGGCGGCGGAGAACGATTCAATCCCCACCACCCATAcccgggcggcggcggcggcagcagcatgaTGAGAGAGCACGCCGGCTTGGTTGGCGAGGGTTCTGCTTCTGGTTCTGGTGGTTCAGGTCCTGCTGGTGATTTGGCTAGGTTCGATCACTAG